A genomic stretch from Candidatus Dormiibacterota bacterium includes:
- a CDS encoding Imm26 family immunity protein — translation MKRPYRPGDWFAIPLGDGRYAVGIVARGTRKAIAGYVFGECFEGVPSQHQVAELDASRALWSGSFSDRAMVEDRWPVIGGHAAFASSDWPLEPAYRRVLSPLVLERLVATGALPSHRRVVRDLYAAVDAAALERLPDDTQLQWRSPPSSQSLEAVAAWIATRPHASIRLYGDALASLAEFARMPHVRTLIVGEGDLPATLPVFSDVRRLELEQMLPAARLVRAFPRAIALRVAAGDSAIDMGPLETLDELRVLDCSGGVVEGLESLARMPQLAALRLSRTRGLPSVDVFAETRIRALSLEHDVRLTSLVPLARMSELEQLELRGLWQFNVADMRWLAACRTLRRTTIDIGGRRKNVEIYRRAVWAAAWPFAWIAKESCETYGSTR, via the coding sequence ATGAAACGGCCGTACCGTCCGGGCGATTGGTTTGCGATCCCGCTCGGCGATGGCCGGTACGCGGTGGGCATCGTCGCTCGAGGAACGCGCAAAGCCATCGCCGGCTACGTCTTCGGCGAATGCTTCGAGGGCGTGCCATCGCAGCATCAGGTAGCGGAGCTCGACGCGAGCCGAGCGCTCTGGAGCGGGTCGTTCAGCGATCGCGCCATGGTGGAAGATCGTTGGCCGGTTATCGGCGGGCATGCAGCGTTCGCTTCGAGCGACTGGCCGCTCGAACCGGCGTATCGGCGCGTGCTCTCGCCTCTGGTGCTGGAACGGTTGGTCGCGACCGGAGCGCTCCCGAGCCATCGGCGGGTAGTGCGCGATCTGTACGCGGCGGTCGATGCGGCCGCGCTCGAACGACTTCCGGACGATACGCAATTGCAGTGGCGTAGCCCGCCATCGTCGCAATCGCTCGAAGCGGTTGCCGCGTGGATTGCAACCCGCCCGCATGCGAGCATTCGACTCTACGGCGACGCGCTCGCGAGCCTTGCCGAGTTCGCGCGTATGCCGCACGTGAGAACGCTGATCGTGGGCGAAGGCGATCTGCCGGCGACGCTCCCGGTGTTCTCCGACGTTCGACGGTTGGAACTGGAGCAGATGCTCCCGGCGGCCCGGCTCGTGCGAGCGTTCCCGCGCGCGATCGCGCTGCGCGTGGCGGCGGGAGATTCCGCAATCGATATGGGCCCTTTGGAAACGTTAGACGAGCTGCGTGTGCTGGATTGCAGTGGCGGCGTAGTCGAAGGATTGGAGTCGCTCGCGCGCATGCCTCAACTGGCGGCGTTACGGCTTTCGCGCACGCGTGGCTTGCCGAGCGTGGACGTCTTCGCGGAGACGCGCATTCGCGCGTTGTCCTTGGAGCACGACGTGCGGCTTACGAGCTTGGTACCGCTCGCGCGCATGAGCGAGCTCGAGCAATTGGAGCTGCGGGGCCTGTGGCAGTTCAACGTCGCCGATATGCGCTGGCTCGCGGCGTGCCGCACCCTGCGGCGAACGACGATCGATATCGGCGGGCGGCGAAAAAATGTCGAAATATATCGGCGCGCCGTTTGGGCGGCGGCGTGGCCCTTCGCGTGGATCGCTAAGGAGAGTTGCGAGACGTACGGCTCAACTCGTTAG
- a CDS encoding PilZ domain-containing protein → MSLDERAYHRQPVHATIHVRVAGVRETLPATLVNISGGGCRIDAAVQIQTRLPVRLNLPRPGLTDLVLMGTIKKTRHTKHDHTYHYGIAFEMAGETEREELSRFISEERLRALKGAHVSVGPPPPAKRLLEQRSCVRTVASFPVRYTVPEQPGVTYEALALDLSTGGMRIITDQILRREWNINVNISLPNDELRTAVPFMPLSLLASPLPGIRNSRGRYVHSLSFRNPSAAAIDEILRFIRANELSRTSRNSP, encoded by the coding sequence ATGTCACTCGATGAGCGCGCCTACCACCGTCAGCCCGTGCACGCCACCATCCACGTCCGGGTGGCGGGCGTTCGCGAAACGCTGCCGGCTACGCTGGTTAATATCTCCGGAGGCGGGTGCCGGATCGATGCCGCGGTCCAGATACAAACGCGCCTTCCGGTGCGTCTCAACCTCCCGCGCCCCGGCCTGACCGACCTCGTGCTGATGGGCACAATCAAGAAAACCCGGCACACGAAGCACGACCACACCTACCACTACGGCATCGCCTTCGAGATGGCCGGCGAGACCGAACGCGAGGAACTCTCGCGTTTCATTAGCGAGGAGCGGTTACGCGCGCTCAAAGGCGCGCACGTATCCGTGGGCCCGCCACCGCCTGCGAAGCGCTTGCTCGAACAGCGCTCCTGCGTGCGCACGGTCGCGAGTTTCCCCGTTCGCTACACGGTGCCCGAACAACCGGGCGTTACCTACGAAGCGCTGGCGCTGGATTTGAGCACGGGCGGTATGCGCATCATCACGGATCAGATTTTGCGCCGCGAATGGAACATCAACGTAAATATCTCGCTCCCCAACGATGAACTTCGCACGGCGGTACCGTTTATGCCGCTCTCCTTGCTGGCGTCGCCCTTGCCCGGCATCCGCAACTCGCGCGGACGCTACGTGCACAGCCTCTCGTTCCGAAATCCCAGCGCCGCGGCGATCGACGAAATCTTACGCTTCATTCGGGCTAACGAGTTGAGCCGTACGTCTCGCAACTCTCCTTAG